The following proteins are encoded in a genomic region of Oncorhynchus keta strain PuntledgeMale-10-30-2019 chromosome 35, Oket_V2, whole genome shotgun sequence:
- the LOC127916407 gene encoding uncharacterized protein LOC127916407 isoform X13, which yields MQLCLRFCCCSVVTQPFLYREPGSAVVQWLHSLSSTGSQVLLWCSGYTAFPLQGARFCCGAVVTQPFLYREPGSAVVQWLHSLSSTGSQVLLWCSGYTAFPLQGARFCCGAVVTQPFLYREPGSAVVQWLHSLSSTGSQVLLLFSGYTAFPLQGARFCCGAVVTQPFLYREPGSAVGQWLHSLSSTGSQVLLWGSGYTAFPLQGARFCCGAVVTQPFLYREPGSAVVQWLHSLSSTGSQVLLWCSGYTAFPLQGARFCCGAVVTQPFLYREPGSAVVQWLHSLSSTGSQVLLWCSGCTAFPLQGARFSCIYPSQWQGCAH from the exons atgcagctctgtctcag gttctgctgttgttcagtggttacacagcctttcctctacagggagccaggttctgctgtggtgcagtggttacacagcctttcctctacagggagccaggttctgctgtggtgcagtggttacacagcctttcctctacagggagccaggttctgctgtggtgcagtggttacacagcctttcctctacagggagccaggttctgctgttgttcagtggttacacagcctttcctctacagggagccaggttctgctgtggtgcagtggttacacagcctttcctctacagggagccaggttctgctgtggtgcagtggttacacagcctttcctctacagggagccaggttctgctgtggtgcagtggttacacagcctttcctctacagggagccaggttctgctgttgttcagtggttacacagcctttcctctacagggagccaggttctgctgtggtgcagtggttacacagcctttcctctacagggagccaggttctgctgtggggcagtggttacacagcctttcctctacagggagccaggttctgctgtggggcagtggttacacagcctttcctctacagggagccag gttctgctgtggggcagtggttacacagcctttcctctacagggagccaggttctgctgttgttcagtggttacacagcctttcctctacagggagccaggttctgctgtggtgcagtggttacacagcctttcctctacagggagccaggttctgctgtggtgcagtggttacacagcctttcctctacagggagccaggttctgctgttgttcagtggttgcacagcctttcctctacagggagccaggttctgctgtggtgcagtggttgtacagcctttcctctacagggagccaggttttcctgtatctacccttctcaatggcaaggctgtgctcactga
- the LOC127916407 gene encoding uncharacterized protein LOC127916407 isoform X3 yields MQLCLRFCCCSVVTQPFLYREPGSAVVQWLHSLSSTGSQVLLWCSGYTAFPLQGARFCCGAVVTQPFLYREPGSAVVQWLHSLSSTGSQVLLWCSGYTAFPLQGARFCCGAVVTQPFLYREPGSAVVQWLHSLSSTGSQVLLLFSGYTAFPLQGARFCCGAVVTQPFLYREPGSAVVQWLHSLSSTGSQVLLWGSGYTAFPLQGARFCCCSVVTQPFLYREPGSAVVQWLHSLSSTGSQVLLWCSGYTAFPLQGARFCCCSVVAQPFLYREPGSAVVQWLYSLSSTGSQVFLYLPFSMARLCSLSLYFVKVLMLISNHGQIVSHCVLSI; encoded by the exons atgcagctctgtctcag gttctgctgttgttcagtggttacacagcctttcctctacagggagccaggttctgctgtggtgcagtggttacacagcctttcctctacagggagccaggttctgctgtggtgcagtggttacacagcctttcctctacagggagccaggttctgctgtggtgcagtggttacacagcctttcctctacagggagccaggttctgctgttgttcagtggttacacagcctttcctctacagggagccaggttctgctgtggtgcagtggttacacagcctttcctctacagggagccaggttctgctgtggtgcagtggttacacagcctttcctctacagggagccaggttctgctgtggtgcagtggttacacagcctttcctctacagggagccaggttctgctgttgttcagtggttacacagcctttcctctacagggagccaggttctgctgtggtgcagtggttacacagcctttcctctacagggagccag gttctgctgtggtgcagtggttacacagcctttcctctacagggagccaggttctgctgtggggcagtggttacacagcctttcctctacagggagccaggttctgctgttgttcagtggttacacagcctttcctctacagggagccaggttctgctgtggtgcagtggttacacagcctttcctctacagggagccaggttctgctgtggtgcagtggttacacagcctttcctctacagggagccaggttctgctgttgttcagtggttgcacagcctttcctctacagggagccaggttctgctgtggtgcagtggttgtacagcctttcctctacagggagccaggttttcctgtatctacccttctcaatggcaaggctgtgctcactgagcctgtattTTGTCAAGGTTTTGAtgttgatcagtaaccatggtcaaatagttagtCACTGTGTACtatcgatttag
- the LOC127916407 gene encoding uncharacterized protein LOC127916407 isoform X2, translating into MQLCLRFCCGAVVTQPFLYREPGSAVVQWLHSLSSTGSQVLLWCSGYTAFPLQGARFCCGAVVTQPFLYREPGSAVVQWLHSLSSTGSQVLLLFSGYTAFPLQGARFCCGAVVTQPFLYREPGSAVVQWLHSLSSTGSQVLLWCSGYTAFPLQGARFCCCSVVTQPFLYREPGSAVVQWLHSLSSTGSQVLLWGSGYTAFPLQGARFCCGAVVTQPFLYREPGSAVGQWLHSLSSTGSQVLLLFSGYTAFPLQGARFCCGAVVTQPFLYREPGSAVVQWLHSLSSTGSQVLLLFSGCTAFPLQGARFCCGAVVVQPFLYREPGFPVSTLLNGKAVLTEPVFCQGFDVDQ; encoded by the exons atgcagctctgtctcaggttctgctgtggtgcagtggttacacagcctttcctctacagggagccaggttctgctgttgttcagtggttacacagcctttcctctacagggagccaggttctgctgtggtgcagtggttacacagcctttcctctacagggagccaggttctgctgtggtgcagtggttacacagcctttcctctacagggagccaggttctgctgtggtgcagtggttacacagcctttcctctacagggagccaggttctgctgttgttcagtggttacacagcctttcctctacagggagccaggttctgctgtggtgcagtggttacacagcctttcctctacagggagccaggttctgctgtggtgcagtggttacacagcctttcctctacagggagccaggttctgctgtggtgcagtggttacacagcctttcctctacagggagccaggttctgctgttgttcagtggttacacagcctttcctctacagggagccaggttctgctgtggtgcagtggttacacagcctttcctctacagggagccaggttctgctgtggggcagtggttacacagcctttcctctacagggagccaggttctgctgtggggcagtggttacacagcctttcctctacagggagccag gttctgctgtggggcagtggttacacagcctttcctctacagggagccaggttctgctgttgttcagtggttacacagcctttcctctacagggagccaggttctgctgtggtgcagtggttacacagcctttcctctacagggagccaggttctgctgtggtgcagtggttacacagcctttcctctacagggagccaggttctgctgttgttcagtggttgcacagcctttcctctacagggagccaggttctgctgtggtgcagtggttgtacagcctttcctctacagggagccaggttttcctgtatctacccttctcaatggcaaggctgtgctcactgagcctgtattTTGTCAAGGTTTTGAtgttgatcagtaa
- the LOC127916407 gene encoding uncharacterized protein LOC127916407 isoform X1, which yields MPNRIKLLELSLSPSGCYSIWNSLSLSPSGCYSIWNSRTLSLSLPAAATQFGTLELSLSPSGCYSIWNSGTLSLPAAATQFGTLELSLPLPAAATQFGTLELSLSQRLLLNLELWNSLSPSGCYSIWNSGTLSLSPSGCYSIWNSGTLSLSQRLLLNLELWNSLSLSPSGCYSIWNSGTLSLSQRLLLNLELWNSLSLPAAATQFGTLELSLSPSGCYSIWNSGTLSLSQRLLLNLELWNSLSPSGCYSIWNSGTLSLSQRLLLNLELWNSLSLPAAATQFGTLELSLSPSGCYSIWNSGTLSLSQRLLLNLEFWNSLSLPAAATQFGILELSLSLSPSGCYSIWNSGTLSLSPSGCYSIWNSGTL from the coding sequence atgccaaatagaatcaagcttctggaactctctctctctcccagtggcTGCTACTCAAtttggaactctctctctctctctcccagcggCTGCTACTCAATTTGGAActctagaactctctctctctctctcccagcggCTGCTACTCAAtttggaactctggaactctctctctctcccagcggCTGCTACTCAAtttggaactctggaactctctctctcccagcggCTGCTACTCAAtttggaactctggaactctctctccctctcccagcggCTGCTACTCAAtttggaactctggaactctctctctcccagcggCTGCTACTCAAtttggaactctggaactctctctctcccagcggCTGCTATTCAAtttggaactctggaactctctctctctctcccagcggCTGCTACTCAAtttggaactctggaactctctctctctcccagcggCTGCTACTCAAtttggaactctggaactctctctctctctctcccagcggCTGCTACTCAAtttggaactctggaactctctctctctcccagcggCTGCTACTCAAtttggaactctggaactctctctctctcccagcggCTGCTACTCAAtttggaactctggaactctctctctctcccagcggCTGCTACTCAATTTGGAAttctggaactctctctctctcccagcggCTGCTACTCAAtttggaactctggaactctctctctcccagcggCTGCTACTCAATTTGGAAttctggaactctctctctctcccagcggCTGCTACTCAAtttggaactctggaactctctctctctcccagcggCTGCTACTCAAtttggaactctggaactctctctctctcccagcggCTGCTACTCAAtttggaactctggaactctctctctctcccagcggCTGCTACTCAATTTGGAAttctggaactctctctctctcccagcggCTGCTACTCAATTTGGAAttctggaactctctctctctctctctcccagcggCTGCTACTCAATTTGGAAttctggaactctctctctctctcccagcggCTGCTACTCAAtttggaactctggaactctctag